Genomic segment of Gammaproteobacteria bacterium:
GTTATTACGGGGTGCCGCGAGTCGAAGCGCTTAAACGCGCCGAGATCTATTTAACCCAGCTAGAGTTGTGGGATAAACGCAATGAAAAATCACGTGAATTATCAGGCGGCATGAAACGCCGTTTAATGATTGCGCGTGCGTTAATGCATCGGCCTAAATTATTAATTCTTGATGAACCAACAGCCGGGGTTGATATTGAACTGCGTCGTTCAATGTGGGACTTTTTACGCCAATTAAATCAAGACGGTGTGACCATTATTTTAACTACCCATTATCTTGAAGAAGCTGAAATGTTATGCCGTAATATCGGGATTATTGATCAGGGTAAAATGGTCCAAAATACCAGCATGAAGTCATTATTGGCCAAGCTGCATCTTGAAACGTTGGTGCTAGAAATCGTTGCTACTGATCGTGCTTGTCAGCTCGATGGTTTTACGGTGCGCACCATTGATGAGCATACGCTTGAGGTTGATGTTGAGCGCGGCCAGACCATCAATTTATTGTTTAGCCAATTGAGCGAGCAAGGCATTGATGTGGTGAGCATGCGCAGTAAAGCTAATCGACTAGAAGAATTATTTATCCGTATTGTTG
This window contains:
- a CDS encoding ABC transporter ATP-binding protein, with the protein product MNALKITGLTKTYKGGFEALKGIDLTVEAGDFYALLGPNGAGKSTTIGIISSLVNKTQGQVEVFGFNIDTDLVQAKQHIGLVPQEFNFNQFETVLEVVMIQAGYYGVPRVEALKRAEIYLTQLELWDKRNEKSRELSGGMKRRLMIARALMHRPKLLILDEPTAGVDIELRRSMWDFLRQLNQDGVTIILTTHYLEEAEMLCRNIGIIDQGKMVQNTSMKSLLAKLHLETLVLEIVATDRACQLDGFTVRTIDEHTLEVDVERGQTINLLFSQLSEQGIDVVSMRSKANRLEELFIRIVEQNR